CACGCCTAATCTGACGGCCGTCTCCTAACCTTCgtcaaaataaatatttctcttCTTATGCGTATTTATACAAGCAAATATATGTAACAACTATGAATACCTTAAATTGATCCGGTGAGTAGAACACATAATCTATGGTATGACACTCTTCACCATCTTCACGTATCTTCCAAGTGGTATAAGGAGGTTCACGCTGTATTGACTTAATCACATTACTATTGCACACATTCTCCACCGTCTCCTGCTCTTCTGTTTTCCCGTCCACTGAAACTAACTCAGTTTTATCTATTTTCAAATCTTCAACGCTGTCGTTATTACATTCATCACGTTGGGATTTAATATCCGCATAAGCGCTAGTCAATTTTAGGACTTCACCACTCAACACCGTTGCATATACTGGCTCTGTTGGTTCGGCATTGaaatcaccacaaatcaaaattGGACGTTGACCAGCGAATTGTTTGACATAACGCAACAAATCACGTCCTTGTTCATTACGTAGTTTCGATAACAATGCACCGTGGCGGGCTTTCAAATGAGTTGTACACACAACGAACTCTTTGCCTGTAGCCTTAACTGCGAGATTAGCCACAATTGCGACTTGATTGCTTTGTACCCGCCACACTTCCAAAATGCGTGTGTCAAAACATTTCAGTTCAAATTTTTCACGTTTGTAAAAGATGGCGCATCCATCAGGACCGTTATTTTCCTCAATATACAAGCATGGTGAATCGGGTTTCGGAAAGAATATG
The Eurosta solidaginis isolate ZX-2024a chromosome 5, ASM4086904v1, whole genome shotgun sequence DNA segment above includes these coding regions:
- the cu gene encoding nocturnin isoform X4 — protein: MTALYFRKVLMGSFNSAPKINNVDSQDDSLEIPKGLNTTELLQHVKHLRGIHQPQLLTRYFVKPSLANDVTDGMRSLKLDTVSRDYSMASSLPNHIRVLQWNILSQTLGQNNDGFVRCPEEALTWESRKFLIVQEILQNNPDVICLQEVDHFKFLQAVLGTQNYEGIFFPKPDSPCLYIEENNGPDGCAIFYKREKFELKCFDTRILEVWRVQSNQVAIVANLAVKATGKEFVVCTTHLKARHGALLSKLRNEQGRDLLRYVKQFAGQRPILICGDFNAEPTEPVYATVLSGEVLKLTSAYADIKSQRDECNNDSVEDLKIDKTELVSVDGKTEEQETVENVCNSNVIKSIQREPPYTTWKIREDGEECHTIDYVFYSPDQFKIRNCLEFPQDDEVGKNRTPSFQYPSDHFSLVCDFEILDKQ